The proteins below are encoded in one region of Ereboglobus luteus:
- a CDS encoding PP2C family protein-serine/threonine phosphatase codes for MYLFLTGLLVGAFAAFLFYCRARRGAAPAEDDRQVVSQETQIVVDFMHHMAEAMADNPRREALYQRIVHASILCTGALSACIFEKTAGNMMRGVAVEGLFPPHKPLPDSGRAGIISRAKFIEQVLKSETFPVGDGVVGNVAQTGKGELIPDAKADPRVVRHYDPALEVRSIIAVPVTFGKRFFGVLAVTNPAGSHPFTQTDFSLVQSLAEQAAIALHTVDFINFQLEKKQLDMDLSLASNIQQMLLPHGVPQIDGFDIDTRYSPAQKVGGDFYDLFVLSETKLGVAVGDVSGKGVAASLLMAICRTNLRQIAPRFESPARVLVELNHVLSEDIQQGLYITMVFAIIDTEYNEVTFARAGHELPFFAREDRADKHFKGEFIGSEGMPIGMVEEMIFAEIIKDRHEPLMRGESLVLYTDGITEMPNEDGKEFSGARLMDAVRASRKGSAKEINDHVLESVSRFAGPEKQRDDYTLVTIKRV; via the coding sequence ATGTATTTGTTTTTAACAGGCCTGCTCGTCGGTGCGTTCGCAGCATTTTTGTTTTATTGCCGCGCGCGCCGCGGCGCCGCGCCCGCCGAGGACGACCGGCAGGTGGTTTCGCAGGAAACGCAAATCGTGGTGGATTTCATGCACCACATGGCGGAGGCGATGGCGGACAATCCCCGCCGCGAGGCGCTCTATCAGCGCATCGTGCACGCGTCGATTTTGTGCACGGGCGCGCTCAGCGCGTGCATATTTGAAAAGACCGCGGGCAACATGATGCGCGGCGTGGCGGTGGAGGGGCTATTCCCGCCGCACAAGCCGCTGCCGGACTCGGGCCGGGCGGGAATCATTTCGCGGGCGAAGTTCATCGAGCAGGTTTTGAAGTCGGAAACATTTCCCGTCGGCGATGGCGTGGTGGGAAACGTGGCGCAGACCGGCAAGGGGGAGTTGATTCCCGATGCGAAGGCCGACCCGCGCGTGGTCCGGCATTACGACCCGGCGCTTGAGGTGCGCTCGATCATCGCCGTGCCGGTGACATTTGGAAAACGGTTTTTCGGCGTGCTCGCAGTGACCAACCCGGCGGGCAGCCATCCGTTCACGCAAACGGATTTTTCACTGGTGCAATCGCTCGCCGAGCAGGCGGCGATCGCGTTGCACACGGTCGATTTCATCAACTTCCAACTGGAGAAAAAGCAGCTCGACATGGATCTCTCGCTCGCGAGCAACATCCAGCAAATGCTGCTGCCGCACGGGGTGCCGCAGATCGATGGGTTCGACATCGACACGCGTTACTCGCCCGCGCAAAAAGTGGGCGGCGATTTTTACGACTTGTTTGTGCTGTCCGAAACGAAGCTCGGCGTGGCGGTGGGCGATGTTTCGGGCAAGGGCGTCGCGGCATCGCTGCTGATGGCGATTTGCCGCACCAACCTGCGCCAGATCGCGCCGCGGTTCGAGTCGCCCGCGCGCGTGCTCGTGGAGCTCAACCACGTGCTGTCCGAGGACATCCAGCAGGGGCTCTACATCACGATGGTGTTTGCGATCATCGACACGGAATACAACGAGGTTACGTTTGCGCGCGCGGGGCACGAGCTGCCGTTTTTCGCGCGCGAGGATCGCGCGGACAAACACTTCAAGGGCGAGTTTATCGGCTCCGAGGGAATGCCCATCGGCATGGTGGAGGAGATGATTTTCGCCGAGATCATAAAGGACCGGCACGAACCGCTGATGCGCGGCGAGTCGCTCGTGCTCTACACCGACGGGATCACGGAAATGCCAAACGAGGACGGGAAGGAATTTTCCGGCGCGCGGCTCATGGATGCCGTCCGCGCATCGCGCAAGGGCAGCGCGAAGGAAATCAACGACCACGTGCTCGAAAGCGTGTCGCGCTTTGCCGGCCCGGAAAAACAGCGCGACGATTACACGCTAGTAACGATCAAGCGCGTTTGA
- a CDS encoding KdsC family phosphatase, translated as MPTKKSKKTKSQISAAQWRKIRLFAMDVDGILTDGSLIVSSDGTESKTFSILDGAGLIYLGWAGITTAWLSGRKSGATTVRAKDLKIPYVVQGQDDKLAELKKLAAKLKLTADQIVYMGDDAIDAPAIKWAGIGISVSNAQPPALAAADIITKKAAGAGAVREICNCILAAHGK; from the coding sequence ATGCCTACAAAAAAATCCAAAAAAACAAAATCCCAAATCAGCGCCGCGCAGTGGCGTAAAATTCGGCTCTTCGCCATGGATGTCGACGGCATCCTCACCGATGGCTCGCTCATCGTCTCAAGCGACGGCACCGAGTCGAAAACCTTCAGCATCCTCGACGGTGCCGGCCTCATTTACCTCGGCTGGGCCGGCATCACCACCGCATGGCTCTCGGGCCGCAAATCCGGCGCGACAACCGTCCGAGCCAAGGACCTGAAAATCCCGTATGTCGTCCAGGGCCAGGACGACAAACTCGCCGAACTTAAAAAACTCGCCGCCAAGCTCAAGCTCACCGCCGACCAGATTGTTTACATGGGCGATGACGCCATCGACGCGCCCGCGATAAAATGGGCCGGCATCGGCATCAGCGTCTCCAACGCCCAGCCCCCCGCGCTCGCCGCGGCGGACATCATCACCAAAAAAGCCGCGGGCGCGGGCGCCGTCCGGGAAATCTGCAACTGCATCCTCGCCGCCCACGGGAAATAG
- a CDS encoding energy transducer TonB, which yields MLDSTHPDFVRRSEAKFKEWKFEPAKQGDLALPGKTRASLEFSAWGERQKNETDTDVFTMAPPEGVSIDSYCEKEPERVIMVDPVFPYELATTGKSGEAVVRFTVSDTNKIRDIEVLSASDPECGRSLVAALEGSYIKAGTKTLKPASLRMTWRHVFKQPPAEPVINANGEIAESSEMRMIRHLANGNEVLGARGLDGRPRPVWRAAPVPPRAFAGKEVKGETTIEFIIDREGRACLPRIVQASHPEFGWAAVTALNQWVFDPLTRGGQPTEARVRVPFSF from the coding sequence GTGCTCGACTCGACGCATCCCGATTTTGTGCGGCGCTCGGAGGCGAAGTTCAAGGAGTGGAAGTTCGAGCCCGCGAAACAGGGCGACCTGGCGCTGCCGGGAAAGACGCGGGCGTCACTGGAATTCTCGGCGTGGGGCGAGCGGCAGAAAAATGAAACCGACACCGACGTTTTTACCATGGCGCCGCCCGAAGGCGTTTCGATTGACAGCTATTGCGAAAAAGAACCGGAGCGGGTGATTATGGTGGACCCGGTTTTTCCATACGAGCTCGCAACAACGGGGAAATCGGGCGAGGCCGTGGTGCGATTCACCGTCAGCGACACCAATAAAATCCGCGACATCGAGGTGCTTTCGGCAAGCGATCCGGAATGCGGACGCTCGCTTGTGGCGGCGCTTGAGGGAAGTTATATCAAGGCGGGCACCAAAACGCTAAAACCCGCGTCGTTGCGAATGACGTGGAGGCACGTTTTCAAGCAGCCGCCCGCGGAGCCGGTCATAAACGCCAACGGCGAGATCGCGGAGTCGAGCGAGATGCGCATGATTCGCCACCTGGCAAACGGAAACGAAGTGCTGGGCGCGCGAGGGCTCGACGGAAGGCCGCGCCCTGTGTGGCGCGCCGCTCCCGTTCCCCCGCGGGCATTCGCCGGCAAAGAGGTAAAAGGCGAGACCACAATCGAGTTCATCATTGATCGCGAAGGGCGCGCATGCCTGCCGCGCATAGTGCAGGCGTCGCACCCCGAGTTTGGCTGGGCGGCGGTGACCGCACTCAACCAGTGGGTGTTTGACCCGCTGACTCGCGGCGGACAGCCAACCGAGGCGCGCGTGCGCGTGCCGTTCTCGTTTTAG
- a CDS encoding SMI1/KNR4 family protein, with protein sequence MTPDQKHCIKEAHLALPEGFGAKPASESALCAFEKKFGPIPADYRWYLAECGGGVVRSETLDDIKELTKSHRKFEREAAMDGGWKKRDGFLIGWDGSGNPISMDTATGQIMVEDHDFGGVHVLAASFADFCLGTK encoded by the coding sequence ATGACACCCGATCAGAAACACTGTATTAAAGAGGCGCATTTAGCATTGCCAGAAGGGTTTGGAGCCAAACCCGCAAGTGAGAGCGCACTTTGCGCATTTGAGAAAAAATTCGGGCCGATACCCGCTGATTATCGTTGGTATCTCGCAGAGTGCGGCGGCGGTGTTGTTCGTTCCGAGACATTGGACGATATCAAAGAGCTGACGAAGAGCCACAGAAAGTTCGAACGAGAAGCCGCAATGGACGGAGGATGGAAGAAGCGAGATGGTTTTCTTATCGGCTGGGACGGCAGCGGAAATCCCATAAGCATGGATACTGCGACCGGACAGATCATGGTTGAAGACCATGATTTTGGTGGTGTTCACGTTTTAGCCGCATCGTTCGCTGACTTTTGTTTGGGAACAAAGTGA
- a CDS encoding alpha-ketoacid dehydrogenase subunit alpha/beta, which produces MASTTNFPAPPAILNERDLRAADFSAPGAAPSALQPFSPSALSSPALLRIYAWMQLARLTDNRILDLFRQGLIKGTVTGGQGHEGLVVPLALLADKTTDVISFTHRGLGGHLIWSQHLCTHLNQYFANSESPTQAREGNVHRGDPANRSLPMVSHLGAMASNVTGCTDAQRRAGKNAVGIAIFGEGASSTGDIHETLNLASLLNIPVLFVIENNRYAYSTPYEEECAPGAALWQRAAGYGIEGFALDGTNPELAAATLAAALEKVRATSRPMLVEASVVRLRGHAAYDTCDYYPPGESERIAAADPLPKFRARLAGAGHAAQLDAIDAELSAYLETCVKISLTVPRPASDAAPMQRDIFAPAAEPMPWKPAIELADNSPLTMAQAINAALRKILTERPESLILGQDIGTYGGPFKVTEHLLRDFGRPRVMNVPLAESACTGFTIGLALGGRRPIEEFQFADFSTEAVTQITQNAATYRFRSGAQVPLVLRFPCGGGITLGSFHSQELESLFTAFPGLKALYPSNPQDAFNAILAAYEDNNPVLVFEHKGLYRRGKSPITWDSNYRDIWQPAHLRAGDFATFVSYGEMTHIAAETCDYFTAEYERNLDLFDLRCLAPLNLDSIRESLSRTHRLIVLHEGRRSHGFGAELVAQLTEELFFSLEAPPLRIASLDMPVPFAPELEHVFRPTKDSVIEKITAWMG; this is translated from the coding sequence ATGGCATCCACGACCAACTTTCCCGCACCGCCCGCCATCCTCAATGAGCGCGATCTCCGCGCAGCCGATTTCAGCGCGCCCGGTGCCGCCCCTTCAGCCCTTCAGCCCTTCAGCCCTTCAGCCCTTTCCTCCCCCGCCCTTCTTCGCATTTACGCGTGGATGCAACTCGCGCGCCTCACGGACAACCGCATCCTTGACCTCTTCCGCCAGGGTTTGATCAAGGGCACCGTCACCGGAGGACAGGGACACGAAGGGCTCGTCGTGCCCCTTGCGCTGCTCGCCGACAAAACAACCGATGTCATTTCCTTCACGCATCGCGGACTCGGCGGACATCTCATTTGGAGCCAGCATCTCTGCACGCACCTCAACCAGTATTTTGCAAACTCCGAAAGCCCCACGCAGGCCCGCGAGGGAAACGTCCATCGCGGCGACCCGGCGAATCGCTCGCTCCCGATGGTCAGCCATCTCGGCGCGATGGCGTCCAATGTCACCGGTTGCACCGACGCGCAACGCCGCGCGGGGAAAAATGCCGTTGGCATCGCCATTTTCGGCGAGGGCGCGTCATCCACCGGCGACATTCACGAGACGCTCAACCTCGCCTCGCTGCTCAACATCCCCGTTCTTTTTGTCATCGAAAACAACCGCTACGCCTACTCGACACCCTACGAGGAGGAATGCGCGCCCGGCGCGGCCCTCTGGCAGCGCGCCGCTGGCTATGGCATCGAGGGCTTCGCGCTCGACGGCACAAATCCCGAACTCGCCGCCGCCACGCTTGCCGCCGCGCTCGAAAAAGTCCGCGCCACTTCGCGCCCCATGCTCGTTGAAGCCAGTGTCGTCCGCCTCCGCGGGCACGCCGCTTACGACACTTGCGATTATTATCCGCCCGGCGAGTCCGAGCGCATCGCCGCCGCCGATCCACTCCCGAAATTCCGCGCCCGCCTTGCAGGCGCGGGCCACGCCGCGCAACTCGACGCAATCGACGCCGAGCTCTCCGCCTATCTCGAAACCTGTGTCAAAATTTCGCTCACCGTGCCGCGTCCCGCCTCCGATGCCGCACCGATGCAACGCGACATTTTTGCCCCCGCCGCCGAACCGATGCCGTGGAAACCCGCCATCGAGCTTGCCGACAACTCACCCTTGACGATGGCGCAGGCCATCAACGCCGCTCTTCGCAAAATCCTCACCGAACGTCCCGAGTCGCTCATACTAGGCCAGGACATCGGAACCTACGGCGGCCCGTTCAAAGTCACCGAGCATCTGTTGCGCGATTTCGGACGCCCCCGCGTCATGAACGTCCCGCTCGCCGAGAGCGCCTGCACCGGTTTCACAATCGGCCTCGCGCTCGGCGGACGCCGTCCAATCGAGGAGTTCCAGTTCGCCGATTTTTCCACGGAGGCAGTCACCCAAATCACACAAAACGCCGCCACCTACCGCTTCCGCTCCGGCGCGCAAGTGCCGCTCGTTTTGCGATTCCCCTGCGGCGGCGGAATCACCCTGGGCTCCTTTCATTCGCAGGAACTCGAATCGCTGTTCACCGCATTCCCCGGCCTCAAGGCGCTCTACCCGAGCAATCCGCAGGATGCGTTCAACGCCATCCTCGCCGCCTACGAGGACAACAACCCCGTTCTCGTTTTCGAGCACAAGGGCCTCTACCGACGCGGCAAGTCGCCCATCACGTGGGACTCGAATTACCGAGACATCTGGCAACCCGCGCATCTGCGCGCGGGCGACTTCGCCACTTTTGTTTCCTACGGCGAAATGACTCACATTGCAGCCGAGACCTGCGATTATTTCACCGCTGAATACGAGCGCAACCTCGACCTCTTCGACCTGCGCTGCCTCGCTCCGCTGAACCTCGATTCCATCCGAGAGTCACTCTCTCGCACGCACCGCCTGATCGTGTTGCACGAAGGCCGGCGCTCGCACGGTTTCGGCGCCGAGCTCGTGGCGCAGCTCACCGAGGAACTTTTCTTTTCGCTCGAAGCCCCGCCGCTGCGCATCGCATCGCTCGACATGCCGGTGCCCTTCGCCCCCGAACTCGAACACGTCTTCCGCCCCACAAAGGACAGCGTGATCGAAAAAATCACCGCATGGATGGGTTGA
- a CDS encoding pyridoxal-phosphate-dependent aminotransferase family protein: MSYKLFIPGPIAVSEKTLRAMAQPMIGHRSADFVALFNAVQPELQTLMYTKDPVYISTSSSWGCMEGAIRNVVKKKVLNCMNGAFSDKWFDVSKRCGKDAGALKVEWGQPIEPDALRAELATGQYDAVTLIHNETSCGCMSDLPALMAVLRDFPDVISIVDTVSSCSVVPIKKDELGIDVLITGSQKALALPPGLSLMSVSKRALERAATVESRGYYFDFLEFQANWEKGMTPSTPVIPLIYALKSKLDDIKAEGLDARHARHAQLNKMVRDWGFAKGFKLFPKEGYGSLSLNCFANTLNYDIAALNKILKAEHNLVIDGGYGKLKGKTFRISNMGDETVETITSLIASLDAALAKTPKLAA; this comes from the coding sequence ATGAGCTACAAACTCTTCATTCCCGGCCCGATCGCCGTCTCTGAAAAAACGCTCCGCGCCATGGCCCAGCCCATGATCGGACACCGCAGCGCCGACTTCGTCGCGCTCTTCAACGCCGTCCAGCCCGAACTCCAGACGCTGATGTATACGAAGGACCCCGTTTACATCAGCACCAGCAGCTCGTGGGGCTGCATGGAAGGCGCGATTCGCAATGTCGTCAAAAAGAAGGTGCTCAACTGCATGAACGGCGCCTTTTCCGACAAATGGTTCGACGTCTCGAAACGCTGCGGCAAGGACGCAGGCGCGCTCAAAGTCGAGTGGGGCCAGCCCATCGAACCCGACGCGCTCCGCGCGGAACTCGCCACCGGCCAATACGACGCCGTCACCCTCATCCACAACGAAACCTCCTGCGGCTGCATGAGCGACCTGCCCGCGCTCATGGCCGTGCTGCGCGACTTCCCCGACGTCATCTCGATCGTCGACACCGTCAGCTCCTGCAGCGTCGTTCCGATCAAAAAGGACGAACTCGGCATCGACGTGCTCATCACCGGCTCGCAAAAAGCGCTCGCGCTCCCTCCCGGCCTCTCGCTCATGTCGGTCTCCAAGCGCGCGCTCGAACGCGCCGCCACCGTCGAAAGCCGCGGCTACTATTTCGACTTCCTTGAATTCCAAGCCAACTGGGAAAAAGGCATGACGCCCAGCACGCCCGTCATCCCTCTCATCTACGCGCTCAAGTCGAAACTCGACGACATCAAGGCCGAGGGACTCGACGCCCGCCACGCCCGCCACGCGCAGCTCAACAAAATGGTGCGCGACTGGGGCTTTGCGAAAGGCTTCAAACTCTTCCCGAAGGAAGGCTACGGCTCGCTCTCGCTGAACTGCTTTGCCAACACGCTCAACTACGACATCGCCGCCCTGAACAAAATCCTCAAGGCCGAGCACAACCTCGTGATCGACGGCGGCTATGGAAAGCTGAAAGGCAAAACCTTCCGCATCTCGAACATGGGTGACGAAACCGTGGAAACGATCACCTCGCTCATCGCCTCCCTCGACGCCGCGCTTGCGAAAACGCCGAAGCTCGCGGCGTAA
- the panD gene encoding aspartate 1-decarboxylase: MQLNLVKSKIHRAEVTDMSLNYEGSLAIDIELMEMVGLRHYEKILVSNLANGERFETYAIAAPAGSRVFSLNGATAHLGKRGDLITIMSFANVDEKEAEGWKPQVLLLSEANKKIVKLSHK; this comes from the coding sequence ATGCAACTCAATCTCGTAAAATCCAAAATTCATCGTGCCGAAGTCACCGACATGAGCCTCAACTACGAGGGCAGCCTCGCCATCGACATCGAGCTCATGGAAATGGTGGGCCTGCGCCATTACGAAAAAATCCTCGTGAGCAACCTCGCCAACGGCGAACGCTTCGAAACCTACGCCATCGCCGCCCCCGCCGGCTCGCGCGTCTTCAGCCTCAACGGCGCGACCGCCCACCTCGGCAAGCGCGGCGACCTCATCACCATCATGAGCTTCGCCAACGTTGACGAAAAGGAGGCCGAGGGTTGGAAACCGCAAGTGCTCCTCCTCTCCGAGGCGAACAAGAAAATCGTGAAACTCTCTCACAAGTGA
- a CDS encoding peptidylprolyl isomerase, protein MSTTNTAPEEHAILKTSYGDMTIKFWPDVAPKTVENFKKLAREGFYNGTAFHRIIKGFMIQGGCPNTKDGESGLPGTGGPGYQIKAEFNAKPHVRGVISMARSQHPDSAGSQFFICHGDARFLDKQYTAFGELIAGDDVLERIATVPTQPTGERSTPIDRIGLTSVEIVPAA, encoded by the coding sequence ATGAGCACCACCAACACAGCACCCGAAGAACACGCGATCCTGAAAACCTCCTACGGCGACATGACCATCAAGTTTTGGCCCGACGTCGCGCCCAAGACCGTGGAGAATTTCAAGAAACTCGCGCGCGAGGGTTTTTACAACGGCACCGCGTTTCACCGCATCATCAAGGGCTTTATGATCCAGGGCGGCTGCCCCAATACCAAGGACGGCGAAAGCGGACTGCCCGGCACGGGCGGCCCCGGCTACCAGATCAAGGCCGAGTTTAACGCCAAGCCGCACGTGCGCGGTGTCATCTCGATGGCCCGCTCGCAGCATCCCGACTCCGCAGGCAGCCAGTTCTTCATCTGCCACGGTGACGCGCGTTTCCTCGACAAGCAATACACCGCCTTTGGCGAACTCATCGCCGGCGACGATGTGCTCGAGCGCATCGCCACCGTTCCGACGCAGCCCACCGGCGAGCGCAGCACGCCCATCGACCGCATCGGACTCACGAGTGTCGAAATCGTGCCCGCCGCGTGA
- the lpxK gene encoding tetraacyldisaccharide 4'-kinase, with the protein MSSWFQRKIRSFEAFAIDVIFGRAEGTAATLFAGFLQVLSFMFSGIVQARYWLYRRRIFHDQPLGCLVVVVGNLTVGGTGKTPVVEKFAAALRDRGRKVAILSRGYKSKSPPFWRKWINWITHAAEPPPRIVSDGKTVLLDSEHAGDEPYMLARNLPGVLVLVDKNRVKAGMYAIKKFGCDTLVLDDGFQYLPLKGRLNLLLVDKTNPFGNGNLLPRGILREPIKHIKRASYVFLTKSNGQRDLELEELIKKHNPHADIIECAHRPQYLQRFGAGADEKQPLDFLKGKRVGTFSGIAVPESFEKFVRDLGGSIVFTRRFLDHYRFKKSDFESIFKEAIEKKVEFIVTTEKDAVRIDPGMPCPVPIYYLRLEIEILQGAADFNEAVERICFPGAAALP; encoded by the coding sequence ATGTCCTCCTGGTTTCAAAGAAAAATCCGCAGCTTCGAAGCTTTCGCCATCGATGTGATCTTCGGGCGCGCGGAGGGGACGGCGGCGACATTGTTCGCGGGATTTTTGCAGGTGCTGTCGTTTATGTTCAGCGGGATTGTGCAGGCGCGCTACTGGCTTTACCGGAGGCGCATTTTTCATGATCAGCCGCTCGGGTGCCTCGTCGTCGTGGTGGGAAACCTCACGGTGGGCGGCACGGGCAAGACGCCGGTGGTGGAAAAATTCGCCGCGGCGCTTCGCGATCGCGGGCGCAAGGTCGCCATCCTCAGCCGCGGCTACAAGAGCAAGTCGCCCCCGTTCTGGCGCAAGTGGATCAACTGGATCACGCACGCCGCGGAGCCGCCGCCGCGCATCGTGAGCGACGGCAAGACCGTGCTGCTCGACTCGGAGCACGCGGGCGACGAGCCTTACATGCTCGCGCGAAACCTGCCGGGCGTGCTCGTGCTTGTGGACAAAAACCGCGTGAAGGCCGGCATGTATGCGATCAAGAAATTCGGCTGCGACACGCTCGTGCTCGACGACGGTTTCCAATACCTGCCGCTCAAGGGGCGGCTCAACCTGCTGCTCGTTGACAAGACCAACCCGTTCGGCAATGGCAACCTGCTGCCGCGCGGAATCCTGCGCGAGCCGATCAAGCACATCAAGCGCGCGAGCTACGTTTTCCTCACGAAGTCCAACGGCCAGCGCGACCTGGAGCTGGAGGAGCTTATCAAAAAACACAATCCGCACGCCGACATTATCGAGTGCGCGCACCGCCCGCAATATTTGCAACGCTTCGGCGCCGGAGCCGATGAGAAGCAGCCGCTTGATTTTCTGAAAGGCAAGCGAGTGGGCACGTTTTCGGGAATCGCGGTGCCGGAGAGTTTCGAGAAGTTTGTTCGCGATCTCGGCGGATCGATTGTTTTTACGCGCCGGTTTCTCGACCATTACCGGTTTAAGAAATCGGATTTCGAATCGATCTTCAAAGAGGCGATCGAGAAAAAAGTGGAGTTTATCGTGACCACCGAGAAGGACGCCGTGCGCATCGATCCCGGCATGCCGTGCCCCGTGCCGATCTATTACCTGCGGCTCGAGATCGAGATTCTTCAAGGCGCGGCCGACTTCAACGAGGCCGTGGAGCGCATCTGCTTTCCGGGCGCCGCGGCGTTGCCGTGA